A genome region from Lytechinus pictus isolate F3 Inbred chromosome 16, Lp3.0, whole genome shotgun sequence includes the following:
- the LOC129278459 gene encoding RING-box protein 2-like, giving the protein MSIPRPAANPEVGSGGSTGLGPSGTPAVTGTGTSANPKSTDQNQRLFSLKKWNIVAMWSWDVECDTCAICRVQVMDACLRCQTENKQEECVVVWGECNHSFHNCCMSLWVKQNNRCPLCQQEWMVQRIGK; this is encoded by the exons ATGTCGATACCTCGACCTGCCGCAAATCCGGAAGTTGGCAGCGGGGGATCTACGGGTCTCGGTCCATCAGGAACGCCAGCGGTAACCGGGACTGGGACGTCGGCGAACCCCAAAAGTACCGACCAGAACCAGAGACTATTTTCCTTGAAGAAATGGAACATTGTGGCGATGTGGAGTTGGGATGTGGAATGCGATACTTGTGCAATTTGCAGGGTTCAAGTCATGG atGCCTGCCTAAGATGTCAAACAGAAAACAAACAAGAAGAGTGTGTCG TTGTGTGGGGCGAGTGCAATCATTCCTTCCATAACTGCTGCATGTCGCTTTGGGTCAAGCAGAACAACCGCTGCCCTCTATGTCAGCAGGAGTGGATGGTTCAACGCATAGGAAAGTGA